In one window of Paraflavitalea soli DNA:
- a CDS encoding HPF/RaiA family ribosome-associated protein, translated as MNVNIQTVRFTADVKLVDYVNKKLQKLNTFHDRIIKVDVYLKLDNVVHNIKDKIAEIRVQIPRYQFFVKSSSKSFEESFDNALESLVNQVKRKKEKQAA; from the coding sequence ATGAACGTCAACATTCAGACCGTGCGTTTTACAGCTGATGTAAAACTGGTAGATTACGTTAACAAAAAACTTCAAAAACTCAACACTTTTCATGACCGCATTATCAAGGTAGATGTGTACCTCAAGTTGGATAATGTAGTTCACAACATCAAGGATAAGATCGCAGAAATACGCGTACAGATACCCCGATACCAGTTCTTTGTAAAATCCTCTTCCAAATCATTCGAAGAATCATTTGACAACGCACTGGAATCCCTGGTAAACCAGGTTAAGCGAAAAAAAGAAAAGCAAGCAGCTTAA
- the rplA gene encoding 50S ribosomal protein L1 yields the protein MGIAKKRKAVDAKIDKNKVYSLKEASTIVKDVNTTKFDASVDIHIRLGVDPKKADQAIRGTVTLPHGTGKTKRVLVLCNPDKEADARAAGADFVGLDEFITKIEGGWVDVDVIVATPSVMPKIGKLGKILGPRNLMPNPKTGTVTNDVAAAVNEVKGGKIAFKVDKAGIIHASIGRVSFSPEKIAANSLELINAVIKAKPSSAKGTYLRSVFMASTMSPAIPVETKSLMN from the coding sequence ATGGGAATCGCTAAAAAAAGAAAAGCGGTAGACGCTAAGATCGATAAAAATAAAGTGTATTCACTGAAAGAAGCATCTACAATTGTAAAGGATGTGAACACTACTAAATTTGATGCTTCTGTTGACATCCACATCCGTTTGGGCGTGGATCCTAAAAAAGCTGACCAGGCTATTCGCGGTACCGTTACCCTGCCCCATGGCACCGGTAAAACCAAGCGTGTACTGGTATTGTGCAACCCCGATAAAGAAGCAGATGCAAGAGCAGCAGGCGCTGACTTTGTAGGTCTGGATGAATTCATTACAAAGATCGAAGGTGGTTGGGTAGATGTTGATGTGATCGTTGCTACTCCTTCCGTAATGCCTAAGATTGGTAAACTGGGTAAGATCCTCGGTCCCCGTAACCTGATGCCTAACCCCAAAACAGGTACTGTTACCAACGATGTAGCAGCTGCTGTTAATGAGGTGAAAGGTGGTAAGATTGCCTTTAAGGTAGATAAAGCTGGTATCATCCATGCTTCAATCGGCCGGGTAAGCTTCAGCCCTGAAAAGATTGCTGCGAACAGCCTGGAGCTGATCAATGCTGTCATTAAGGCTAAGCCATCTTCAGCAAAAGGTACCTACCTGAGAAGCGTTTTCATGGCCAGCACCATGAGCCCTGCTATTCCAGTAGAAACCAAATCTTTAATGAACTAA
- the tuf gene encoding elongation factor Tu, which translates to MSKETFKRDKPHVNVGTIGHIDHGKTTLTAAITTILSSRGMAQAKKYDEIDAAPEEKERGITINTAHVEYQTANRHYAHVDCPGHADYVKNMITGAAQMDGAILVVAATDGPMPQTKEHILLARQVGVPRMVVFMNKVDLVDDPELLELVEMEIRELLTFYGFDGDNTPIIKGSATGALAGEEKWVKAIDELMEAVDTYIPLPPRPVDQPFLMSVEDVFSITGRGTVATGRIERGRIKVGEAIEIVGLMEAPLNSTVTGVEMFRKLLDSGEAGDNAGLLLRGIEKTQVRRGMVLVKPGSITPHTEFKGEVYVLSKEEGGRHTPFFNKYRPQFYFRTTDVTGEVELPAGTEMVMPGDNTSLSVKLIQPIAMEKGLKFAIREGGRTVGAGQVTEIVK; encoded by the coding sequence ATGTCAAAAGAGACTTTTAAGAGGGATAAACCTCACGTTAACGTAGGTACCATTGGCCACATTGACCACGGTAAAACCACCCTTACAGCCGCTATCACTACTATCTTGTCTTCAAGAGGTATGGCGCAAGCGAAGAAATATGATGAAATTGATGCTGCTCCTGAAGAAAAGGAGAGGGGTATTACCATTAATACGGCGCACGTGGAATACCAAACGGCTAATCGTCACTATGCACACGTTGACTGTCCCGGTCACGCTGACTACGTGAAGAATATGATTACCGGTGCTGCCCAAATGGACGGCGCTATCCTGGTTGTGGCTGCTACAGATGGTCCCATGCCTCAAACAAAAGAACACATCCTGCTGGCTCGTCAGGTAGGTGTTCCCCGCATGGTGGTTTTCATGAATAAAGTTGACCTGGTTGATGACCCCGAGTTACTCGAACTGGTTGAAATGGAAATTCGTGAACTGTTGACATTCTATGGTTTTGATGGTGATAACACTCCTATTATAAAAGGTTCTGCAACCGGCGCTCTGGCTGGCGAAGAAAAATGGGTAAAAGCTATCGACGAGCTGATGGAAGCTGTTGATACTTACATTCCCCTGCCTCCCCGTCCTGTTGACCAACCGTTCCTGATGAGTGTGGAAGACGTGTTCTCTATCACTGGTCGTGGTACTGTTGCTACCGGTCGTATCGAGCGCGGTCGCATTAAAGTAGGTGAAGCTATTGAGATCGTAGGTCTGATGGAAGCTCCTCTGAACTCTACTGTAACAGGTGTGGAAATGTTCCGCAAACTGTTGGATTCCGGTGAAGCCGGAGACAACGCAGGTCTGCTGTTGCGCGGTATTGAAAAAACACAGGTTCGTCGTGGAATGGTACTGGTAAAACCAGGTTCTATCACTCCGCACACTGAATTCAAAGGCGAAGTTTACGTACTGAGCAAAGAAGAAGGTGGCCGTCACACTCCATTCTTCAACAAATACCGTCCTCAGTTCTACTTCCGTACTACCGACGTAACCGGTGAGGTTGAATTACCTGCTGGTACTGAAATGGTAATGCCTGGTGATAACACTTCACTGTCTGTAAAACTGATCCAACCCATCGCGATGGAAAAGGGTCTGAAATTCGCCATCCGCGAAGGTGGTCGTACAGTAGGTGCCGGTCAGGTTACTGAAATCGTAAAATAA
- the rpsU gene encoding 30S ribosomal protein S21, whose translation MLIIDSKDCENIDKALKKYKKKFEKAKILLQLRERQSYTKPSVKHRTKVLKAVYKQKIASGQIEG comes from the coding sequence ATGCTGATTATCGATTCAAAAGATTGCGAAAATATTGACAAAGCGCTCAAGAAGTACAAGAAGAAATTTGAAAAAGCAAAGATCCTGTTGCAACTGAGAGAGCGTCAATCTTATACGAAACCGTCCGTAAAACATCGGACCAAAGTATTGAAGGCTGTCTATAAGCAAAAAATAGCCAGCGGTCAGATCGAAGGATAA
- the secE gene encoding preprotein translocase subunit SecE has protein sequence MNKVTTYFQESYKELVEKVTWPTWAQLQQSTMIVLVATLLITAIVWVMDLAAQSGLKFIYSLFS, from the coding sequence ATGAACAAAGTAACGACCTACTTCCAGGAGTCTTACAAGGAGTTGGTAGAGAAAGTCACCTGGCCTACCTGGGCGCAACTGCAACAATCAACCATGATTGTGCTGGTAGCTACTCTACTGATCACTGCCATTGTATGGGTAATGGACCTTGCTGCTCAATCAGGCCTTAAATTTATCTATTCATTATTTTCGTAA
- the nusG gene encoding transcription termination/antitermination protein NusG: protein MENQTIQQQETKWYVLRVVSGKERKVKEYLDKEISRGGWGEVVKQVFLPVEKVYKVQNGKKVMRERNYYPGYVMIEVIEGKLSDDLREAIKNTTSVIHFLGKENPIALRKAEVNKMLGKMDEMAEAGGVSMIEPFIVGETIKIIEGPFNDFNGIIEEVNDEKKKLKVTVKIFGRSTPVELNYMQVEKLS from the coding sequence ATGGAAAATCAAACTATTCAACAACAGGAAACCAAATGGTATGTGCTCCGGGTGGTCAGCGGAAAAGAGCGCAAGGTGAAGGAGTACCTGGATAAGGAGATTTCCCGTGGCGGATGGGGAGAGGTGGTAAAACAGGTTTTCCTGCCGGTAGAGAAAGTCTATAAAGTTCAGAATGGTAAAAAAGTAATGCGGGAGAGGAACTATTACCCCGGTTACGTAATGATTGAAGTAATAGAAGGCAAACTGTCTGATGATCTGCGTGAAGCCATTAAGAATACAACCAGTGTGATCCATTTCCTGGGTAAGGAAAATCCCATCGCCCTCCGTAAAGCAGAAGTGAATAAGATGTTGGGTAAAATGGACGAAATGGCCGAAGCGGGTGGCGTAAGCATGATTGAGCCTTTCATCGTTGGTGAGACCATCAAGATCATTGAAGGACCATTCAACGACTTCAACGGTATCATCGAAGAAGTGAACGACGAGAAGAAGAAATTGAAAGTGACAGTAAAAATATTCGGCCGCTCTACACCTGTGGAACTAAACTATATGCAGGTAGAGAAATTGAGCTAA
- a CDS encoding riboflavin synthase, translating into MFTGIIEATGRIEAVSTAGTNRILWLSSPITGELKIDQSIAHSGVCLTVEEIKNDHYRVTAIAETLKKTNLDSWKTGDLVNLERCLSYQGRLDGHIVQGHVDATAECIDKKDRDGSWEFRFRFPAAFAALVIEKGSISLNGISLTIFNVTRDEFSVGIIPYTFEHTDIQHVVPGSRVNLEFDMVGKYVIRHLSLQGAVTASH; encoded by the coding sequence ATGTTTACAGGTATTATTGAGGCCACGGGCCGGATAGAAGCAGTTTCAACAGCGGGCACCAACCGTATATTGTGGCTCTCCTCCCCTATTACCGGGGAACTTAAAATTGATCAAAGCATTGCCCACAGCGGGGTTTGTCTTACGGTGGAAGAGATCAAAAACGACCATTACCGCGTTACAGCCATTGCAGAAACCCTGAAAAAGACCAATTTAGATAGCTGGAAAACCGGCGACCTGGTGAACCTGGAACGGTGTTTATCTTACCAGGGACGGCTGGATGGGCATATTGTGCAAGGACATGTGGATGCCACGGCTGAATGTATTGATAAAAAAGACCGGGATGGAAGCTGGGAATTCAGGTTTCGGTTTCCTGCAGCATTTGCAGCGCTGGTGATAGAAAAGGGTTCTATCAGCCTGAATGGGATCAGTCTTACGATCTTCAACGTTACCCGGGATGAATTTTCGGTAGGCATTATTCCCTATACTTTCGAGCATACGGATATCCAGCATGTTGTTCCGGGAAGCCGGGTAAACCTCGAATTTGATATGGTTGGAAAATATGTGATCCGTCACCTCTCCCTTCAGGGTGCAGTTACGGCTTCCCACTGA
- a CDS encoding tyrosine-type recombinase/integrase has protein sequence MIAPTHSAIQPFLEYLQFEKRYSPHTLLAYKDDLEEFTIYLVNVFGMENPALSDISASLIRSWLANLKEEKKSAKTINRKISSLKSFFKYHLRRGNLEKTPMSAVTAPKVSKRLPQYVEQQDMGNLLNKVAFPDTWKGHTDKLLLSVFYHTGMRLSELVNLKENQVNAAGNTLKILGKGNKERLVPVGGELIAALQHYMRQKRAQLEAPDTTYLLVNDKGKKLYAKAVYLSVREWLNAVTTIDKKSPHVLRHTFATHLMNNGADLNAVKELLGHASLAATQIYTHNTIEKLKDIYKKAHPKA, from the coding sequence ATGATCGCACCCACCCATTCCGCTATTCAACCTTTTTTAGAGTACCTCCAATTTGAGAAAAGGTATTCTCCCCACACTTTGTTAGCCTACAAAGATGACCTGGAAGAATTTACGATTTACCTGGTCAATGTATTCGGAATGGAGAACCCGGCCCTCTCCGATATTTCCGCCTCCCTGATCAGAAGTTGGCTGGCCAACCTGAAAGAGGAGAAAAAATCGGCCAAAACCATCAATCGCAAGATATCCTCCCTCAAATCCTTCTTCAAATACCACCTCCGAAGGGGCAATCTGGAAAAGACTCCCATGAGCGCTGTTACAGCCCCAAAGGTCAGTAAACGGCTACCCCAATATGTGGAACAGCAGGATATGGGCAACCTATTGAACAAGGTAGCGTTTCCCGATACCTGGAAGGGCCATACCGATAAGCTCCTGTTATCTGTTTTTTACCATACCGGCATGCGCTTGTCTGAGCTGGTGAATCTTAAAGAAAACCAGGTAAATGCAGCAGGAAATACCCTTAAAATACTTGGAAAAGGCAATAAGGAACGCCTGGTACCCGTAGGAGGGGAACTGATAGCTGCCTTGCAACACTATATGAGGCAAAAAAGAGCCCAATTGGAAGCGCCGGATACTACCTACCTCCTGGTCAATGATAAGGGCAAAAAGCTATATGCCAAAGCGGTCTACCTTTCTGTCAGGGAATGGTTGAATGCAGTGACCACCATCGATAAAAAAAGCCCGCATGTACTGCGTCACACCTTTGCTACCCATTTAATGAACAATGGCGCCGACCTCAATGCTGTTAAAGAATTATTGGGCCATGCCAGCCTGGCTGCTACACAGATATATACCCACAATACCATAGAGAAACTGAAGGATATCTACAAAAAGGCACACCCCAAAGCGTAA
- a CDS encoding SGNH/GDSL hydrolase family protein, with translation MKWVRVFLYLIVGCLFLEVLKTIIVRQHYISSYFWATILICLQFLCIIMFFLFLLFSILFRKYQGRKRWIMPLAVTLGLLVLMELCTAYLLRNPRHIPSFLKWSFAYYYDYYNCPLPQFEPKAAAYSTELFYTLKPGAHFRYFNCEFSNAYSINSKGVRDDENSLQSPGIICLGDSYAMGWGVGQQETFAQQLEQLSGMKTLNGGVSSYGTAREMAQLGQLDTSALKYLVIQYCSNDIGENQAYIGNHYVLPVSGKAYYDSVVAGQQIQRHYFPGKYSLLISQSLVKKKINGIAPVFPLLFERESPFGDEVQHAAAFVDILYNTSRINFSKTKVIVTVLDSYDRLNNHFLEQVTRLASQAPYKDRFAGNLLVLNMAGILQPDDYYELDLHIRASGHKKVADGLWQMISGKP, from the coding sequence ATGAAATGGGTAAGAGTATTTCTTTATCTGATAGTAGGGTGCCTTTTTCTGGAGGTGCTAAAAACTATCATTGTACGGCAACATTACATCAGCAGCTATTTCTGGGCAACTATTCTTATTTGCCTCCAGTTCTTGTGCATCATCATGTTCTTTCTCTTCCTCCTTTTTTCGATCCTGTTCAGGAAATACCAGGGTCGGAAAAGATGGATAATGCCCTTGGCAGTTACCCTTGGCCTGTTGGTGCTGATGGAATTATGTACTGCTTATCTGCTGCGAAATCCCCGGCATATCCCTTCCTTTCTTAAATGGTCTTTCGCTTATTACTATGATTATTACAATTGCCCCCTTCCGCAGTTTGAACCTAAAGCCGCTGCCTATAGTACAGAGTTATTTTATACGTTAAAGCCAGGTGCACATTTCCGCTATTTTAATTGTGAGTTCAGCAATGCTTATTCCATTAACAGCAAAGGTGTGCGGGACGATGAAAATTCCTTACAGTCGCCGGGCATCATCTGTTTGGGAGATTCTTATGCAATGGGATGGGGTGTTGGTCAACAGGAAACTTTTGCACAACAGTTGGAGCAATTGAGTGGTATGAAAACACTCAATGGCGGAGTTTCTTCTTATGGAACGGCCCGGGAAATGGCTCAACTGGGGCAATTGGATACAAGCGCCCTGAAATACCTGGTCATCCAATACTGTAGCAATGATATTGGAGAAAACCAGGCATATATTGGCAACCATTATGTGCTGCCTGTTTCTGGCAAAGCTTATTATGACTCTGTGGTTGCCGGGCAACAAATACAAAGGCACTATTTTCCGGGTAAATATAGTTTGCTGATAAGCCAGTCTTTAGTAAAGAAAAAGATCAATGGCATAGCTCCTGTCTTTCCTTTGTTATTTGAAAGAGAAAGTCCTTTCGGTGATGAGGTGCAGCATGCTGCAGCCTTTGTTGACATACTGTACAACACTTCCCGGATAAATTTCTCCAAAACAAAGGTCATAGTAACCGTGCTGGATAGTTATGACCGTCTGAACAACCACTTCTTAGAACAAGTGACCAGGTTGGCGTCCCAAGCTCCTTATAAGGACCGTTTTGCAGGTAATTTGCTGGTTCTAAATATGGCAGGAATCCTGCAGCCGGATGATTATTACGAATTAGATCTGCATATAAGAGCTTCCGGTCATAAAAAGGTGGCTGACGGCCTATGGCAAATGATCAGTGGGAAGCCGTAA
- the rplJ gene encoding 50S ribosomal protein L10 has protein sequence MTKQEKNEVIDVLKEKFSQYNNFYITNTESLTVAQIGKLRRVCFDKNIEMKVAKNTLIKKALESLDKARYSGVYDSLHGVTAIMFSENAKEPALIISDFRKGVKGAKDGVKPELKAAFIDGDVFAGDDQLKVLTALKSKSDLIGEIIGLLQSPAKNVISGLNAGGKLASLVKALEDRAAN, from the coding sequence ATGACCAAGCAAGAAAAAAATGAAGTAATTGACGTGTTGAAGGAGAAGTTCTCTCAATACAACAATTTCTATATTACCAATACAGAATCTCTGACTGTTGCGCAGATTGGTAAACTGCGTCGTGTTTGTTTCGATAAGAACATCGAAATGAAAGTGGCTAAGAACACACTCATCAAGAAAGCACTCGAAAGCCTGGATAAAGCCCGTTATTCCGGTGTATATGATTCCTTGCATGGTGTTACTGCCATCATGTTCAGCGAGAATGCTAAAGAACCAGCCCTCATCATCAGCGATTTTCGCAAAGGTGTGAAAGGTGCTAAAGACGGAGTAAAGCCTGAACTGAAGGCTGCATTTATCGACGGTGATGTATTTGCAGGCGATGATCAACTGAAGGTCCTGACTGCCCTGAAAAGCAAGAGCGATCTTATTGGCGAGATCATCGGTTTATTGCAATCTCCTGCCAAGAATGTTATCAGCGGCCTGAATGCCGGCGGCAAATTGGCCAGCCTGGTAAAAGCCCTGGAAGACAGAGCAGCGAACTAA
- the rplK gene encoding 50S ribosomal protein L11: MAKEITGFVKLQAKGGQANPAPPIGPALGSKGINIMEFCKQFNARTQDKIGKVLPVLITVFSDKSFEFIIKTPPAAVQLLEAAKLQSGSKEPNRSKVGKVNWNQVEAIAKDKMPDLNCFTLESAMKMVAGTARSMGLTVDGKAPWEN; the protein is encoded by the coding sequence ATGGCTAAAGAAATTACCGGCTTCGTAAAGCTACAGGCAAAGGGTGGTCAGGCCAATCCGGCACCCCCAATCGGACCTGCTCTCGGTTCCAAAGGTATCAATATCATGGAATTCTGTAAGCAGTTCAATGCCCGTACGCAAGACAAAATAGGAAAAGTACTTCCTGTTTTGATCACTGTTTTCTCCGACAAGTCTTTTGAATTCATCATCAAGACTCCCCCCGCTGCTGTTCAGTTATTGGAAGCTGCCAAATTGCAAAGTGGTTCTAAAGAGCCTAACCGCAGTAAGGTAGGTAAAGTGAACTGGAACCAGGTTGAGGCTATCGCCAAAGACAAAATGCCCGACCTGAATTGTTTTACCCTGGAAAGTGCTATGAAGATGGTGGCTGGTACAGCCCGTAGCATGGGACTTACAGTGGATGGTAAAGCTCCCTGGGAAAATTAA